In Thermotomaculum hydrothermale, a single genomic region encodes these proteins:
- the tsaD gene encoding tRNA (adenosine(37)-N6)-threonylcarbamoyltransferase complex transferase subunit TsaD — MIVLGIETSCDDTSVAVVRNGREVLSSIVSSQIKVHAPYGGVVPELASREHIKNLPIVFQTALREAKVSVNDIDLIGVTVGPGLLGALLVGVSFAKGLSFASNIPFVALNHIECHIQSAFIEYGEKIELPAMAFVVSGGHTHLFYLNEKKEIKLLAKTRDDAVGEAFDKFAKMLNLGYPGGPIIDKLAQRGEPTYKLPIPKMSDGSDDMSFSGIKTFLLRTIEKEKEDLNIENLAASFQKTVADILIKKIKRFEREFPAKSILLTGGVSANSYLRKRFKDEFGEKFFVPSPKFSTDNAAMVASLAFERKGQKAELHQECFPTLFF, encoded by the coding sequence ATGATAGTTTTAGGAATAGAGACCTCATGCGATGATACCTCTGTTGCGGTTGTAAGGAATGGCAGAGAGGTATTGTCAAGTATTGTATCGTCTCAAATAAAAGTTCATGCCCCTTACGGTGGGGTGGTGCCTGAACTTGCATCAAGGGAACATATTAAAAACTTACCCATTGTCTTTCAGACAGCATTAAGAGAAGCTAAAGTAAGTGTTAATGATATTGATTTAATAGGAGTTACTGTGGGGCCAGGGCTTTTAGGGGCTTTGCTTGTGGGAGTTTCCTTTGCAAAGGGGTTGTCTTTTGCTTCAAATATTCCTTTTGTGGCTTTAAATCACATAGAGTGCCATATTCAAAGTGCATTTATTGAATACGGCGAAAAGATTGAATTACCTGCTATGGCATTTGTTGTTTCAGGTGGACATACTCATCTTTTTTATTTAAATGAGAAAAAGGAGATTAAACTTCTCGCAAAAACCAGAGATGATGCGGTAGGAGAGGCATTTGATAAATTTGCAAAGATGCTTAATTTAGGCTATCCGGGAGGTCCGATTATAGACAAATTGGCTCAAAGGGGAGAACCTACATATAAACTTCCAATTCCTAAAATGAGTGATGGAAGCGACGATATGAGTTTTTCTGGAATTAAAACTTTTCTTTTAAGAACAATTGAAAAGGAAAAAGAGGATTTAAATATTGAAAATCTTGCTGCAAGTTTCCAGAAAACAGTTGCTGATATACTTATAAAAAAAATAAAACGCTTTGAAAGAGAATTTCCTGCAAAATCTATTCTATTAACAGGGGGAGTTTCTGCAAATTCTTATTTAAGAAAGAGATTTAAGGATGAATTTGGGGAAAAGTTTTTTGTTCCTTCTCCTAAATTTTCCACAGATAACGCCGCAATGGTTGCTTCCCTTGCTTTTGAAAGGAAAGGCCAAAAGGCTGAACTGCATCAGGAATGCTTCCCTACTTTGTTTTTTTAA
- the queC gene encoding 7-cyano-7-deazaguanine synthase QueC, protein MMNKCLVLLSGGLDSATCLAIAVDNGFKPYALSFDYGQRHKVELEKAKALAKRYNATHFIFPLSLNIIGGSALTDMSIDVPDVPLEKIGEGVPITYVPARNTIFLSIAAGFCEVNDIEHIFIGVNALDYSGYPDCRPEFIKAMEKAITLGTKYSDMGKSFKIHTPLIDLKKSEIIKLGISLGVDYSLTNSCYNPDESGNPCGKCDSCKLRLKGFKEAGFKDPLKYPEGIEL, encoded by the coding sequence ATTATGAATAAATGTCTGGTACTTTTAAGCGGTGGTTTAGATTCTGCAACCTGCCTTGCTATTGCAGTTGACAATGGCTTTAAGCCTTATGCTTTAAGCTTTGACTATGGGCAAAGGCATAAAGTTGAGCTTGAAAAAGCAAAGGCTCTTGCTAAAAGGTACAATGCCACACATTTTATATTCCCTTTATCATTAAATATTATAGGAGGCTCAGCTTTAACTGATATGAGCATTGATGTGCCGGATGTCCCCCTGGAAAAAATTGGGGAAGGGGTTCCAATCACTTACGTGCCTGCAAGAAATACCATTTTTTTGTCAATAGCAGCAGGGTTTTGCGAGGTAAATGATATAGAGCATATTTTTATTGGGGTAAATGCACTTGATTACAGTGGTTACCCTGATTGCAGGCCAGAGTTTATTAAAGCAATGGAGAAGGCAATTACACTTGGAACAAAGTATTCAGATATGGGAAAATCTTTTAAAATACATACCCCTTTGATTGATTTAAAAAAATCTGAAATAATAAAGTTGGGAATAAGTTTGGGGGTTGATTATTCACTTACAAACAGTTGTTACAACCCTGATGAATCTGGCAACCCATGTGGGAAGTGTGATTCCTGCAAATTGAGACTTAAAGGATTTAAAGAGGCGGGTTTCAAAGACCCGTTAAAATATCCGGAAGGGATTGAGCTATGA
- a CDS encoding 5'-nucleotidase C-terminal domain-containing protein, with protein sequence MKKLLSLLLVFLILSVSCISKPETVYKQKQGTKVQWYHTDVSKDIPEDKEIVDIIKPYKDQLSKEMNTVIGYAEVDLVKGSPESTLGNFVADVIFDTARHFDKDVDCAITNSGGLRAPIYKGKIKVKDAFNLMPFQNRIVILKFSGKDFLELIREIVENRGEPVSNLTINVTDGLIDAYVNGKQVEDYKTYKVATIDYLYKGGGSMPAMKKGELVKDTKVLLRDAIIEYIKKHKKINEKIEGRILLQ encoded by the coding sequence ATGAAAAAACTTTTAAGTTTATTGCTTGTTTTTCTGATATTGTCTGTTTCTTGTATATCAAAACCTGAAACTGTTTATAAACAGAAGCAAGGTACTAAAGTCCAATGGTACCATACCGATGTTTCAAAAGATATCCCGGAAGACAAAGAGATTGTAGATATTATCAAACCTTACAAAGACCAGTTGTCAAAAGAGATGAACACAGTAATTGGCTATGCCGAGGTTGACCTGGTTAAAGGTAGTCCTGAGTCTACTTTAGGAAACTTTGTTGCAGATGTGATTTTTGATACAGCAAGGCACTTTGACAAAGATGTTGATTGTGCAATTACAAACAGTGGAGGTTTAAGAGCACCTATTTATAAAGGTAAGATTAAGGTAAAAGACGCATTCAATTTAATGCCATTTCAAAACAGAATTGTAATTCTGAAGTTTTCAGGCAAGGATTTTTTAGAGTTAATCAGGGAGATTGTTGAAAACAGGGGAGAGCCAGTGTCAAATCTTACAATAAATGTGACAGACGGCCTTATTGATGCCTATGTAAATGGAAAACAGGTTGAAGATTATAAAACATACAAGGTTGCAACAATTGATTATCTTTATAAAGGTGGTGGAAGTATGCCTGCAATGAAAAAGGGTGAATTGGTGAAAGATACAAAGGTTTTGCTTAGGGATGCCATTATTGAATACATTAAAAAGCATAAAAAAATTAATGAAAAAATAGAGGGAAGGATATTGTTACAATGA
- a CDS encoding proprotein convertase P-domain-containing protein encodes MKRTFVFLTGLFFVLTSFAGVLHLRIGDVNTSASNEAGVMKLKARSHNDFYIAEYPANEPRLYIVQFKTPITTEIKQALEERGIKIFDYIPDNAFIVWANKGQMDSLNLASLDYKGIFQPAFRVQPALIPLAKSDSLVEVRITFYPVISKKEAEFALMDAGAVLEKADSSSWQHAVIAKVSSRILPHIASLPGVKWVEKYVAPKPYSVESPHIEFYVDKKALERAKNHQASDIMNVAPVWDAGYTGSTQIAAVCDTGLDVGDYDSIHRDFFQDLDGDGHNDKIVAAYALGRTNDWSDDQGHGTHTAGSVLGNGAKSNGQFKGMAYNARLVEQSVLDSRGGLGGLPADLNDLFQQAYDDGARVHSNSWGAAVSGQYDSSSQQVDQFTWNHKDMVITVSAGNEGVDSDRDGVIDLDSIGSPATAKNCITVGATESDINATTYTWGQGWPDSYPADPINSDNLNDNRNGMAAFSSRGPCDDGRIKPDIVAPGTMIISVRSQDPNADTGWGAYDDWYIYEGGTSMSNPLTAGSAVLAREFFEQHEGITPSSALIKATLMNGAYDIYPGQYGTGAGQEIPTKRPNNVEGWGRVDLANALMPQAPVQLKYFDETSGLNTGDTKTYTVDVADTSVPLRITLVWTDYPASTSSSKQLVNDLDLTVTAPNGTVYYPNHLSGADRTNNVETVDIENPVSGTYTVTVKGYNVPYGPQPFAIAMHGGFGTSAPDTTPPVISNVQANPSYDSATITWTTDESASSVVVYGTSSSNLNQQATSSGYTTSHSVNITGLNAETTYYFKVKSADSSGNESQSDVYSFTTTAEPQMPTDFSDDMENGDGNWTKHPDGSTPWAIVSTSYVHSGSHALFSADEGSIKDDTIDTYEIDLRNASTATLTFYHTYELENTYDGAVIEISTDGGSTFTDLGSHITQGGYNGTISTSYQSPIAGRSAWTGGSLGTMTQVVVDLSSYVGNTVIIRFRMACDSSVNKTGWYVDDVVVSTSGSTPTPAPTVDSFTADPTTITEGESSTLSWQTTNATSVTIKDGNGSTVYSGSSVDGSTTVSPTSTTTYTLTATGDGGTATASVTVTVNSAPAPAPTVDSFTADPTTITEGESSTLSWQTTNATSVTIKDGNGNTVYDGSTVDGSTTVSPTSTTTYTLTATGDGGTATASVTVTVNPADNSGTVDTRTFSSTDVPKSIPDNDSNGVISTLEITDGTDIQSLTVHVDITHTYVGDLTLYLIGPDGTTVTLRQNSGGSADDIHEDYTPTEFNGKSAVGTWKLKVVDNATYDTGTIDGWSLTIKATYSSDSGGDDGGTTPTTHTYVSSDTPISIPDNNATGITSSINVPDSAVVTEIKVTVDITHTYIGDLIVTLVAPNGATATLSDREGGSDDDIHQTYTVTASDGIQINGTWKLKVSDNAQYDTGTLDGWKLEFTF; translated from the coding sequence ATGAAACGTACATTTGTTTTTCTGACGGGTCTATTTTTTGTATTAACCTCTTTTGCCGGTGTGTTGCATTTGCGAATTGGTGATGTTAACACATCAGCTTCAAATGAAGCTGGAGTTATGAAGTTAAAGGCGAGAAGTCACAATGACTTTTATATCGCCGAATACCCGGCAAATGAGCCGAGGCTCTATATTGTTCAATTTAAAACTCCAATAACAACTGAAATCAAACAGGCATTGGAGGAAAGAGGAATAAAGATTTTTGATTATATCCCAGATAATGCTTTTATTGTTTGGGCAAACAAAGGGCAGATGGATTCTCTGAATTTGGCATCATTGGATTATAAGGGAATTTTTCAGCCTGCATTTAGGGTTCAGCCTGCGTTGATTCCTCTTGCAAAGTCTGATTCTTTAGTGGAAGTGAGGATTACCTTTTATCCTGTAATCTCTAAAAAAGAAGCTGAATTTGCTTTGATGGATGCAGGTGCAGTTTTAGAAAAGGCAGATTCTTCAAGCTGGCAGCACGCAGTAATCGCTAAAGTTTCATCAAGAATATTACCTCACATAGCATCTTTGCCTGGGGTTAAGTGGGTTGAAAAATATGTTGCTCCAAAACCTTATTCTGTAGAATCTCCTCACATTGAATTTTATGTGGATAAAAAAGCCTTAGAGAGAGCTAAAAATCATCAGGCTTCTGATATTATGAATGTTGCCCCTGTTTGGGATGCCGGTTATACTGGTTCAACTCAGATTGCCGCAGTTTGTGATACAGGTCTTGATGTTGGTGACTATGATTCAATTCATAGAGACTTTTTCCAGGATTTAGATGGGGACGGCCATAACGATAAAATTGTTGCTGCATATGCACTTGGCAGAACAAATGATTGGTCAGATGACCAGGGACATGGAACACATACAGCAGGTTCTGTACTTGGAAATGGTGCTAAGAGCAATGGACAGTTTAAGGGAATGGCCTATAATGCAAGGCTTGTTGAACAGTCTGTGCTTGATTCAAGAGGTGGTTTAGGTGGACTCCCTGCTGATTTGAATGATTTATTCCAGCAGGCTTATGATGATGGCGCAAGGGTGCACTCAAACTCCTGGGGTGCAGCAGTTTCTGGCCAGTATGATTCTTCCTCTCAGCAGGTTGACCAGTTTACATGGAATCACAAGGATATGGTTATTACAGTATCAGCAGGAAATGAAGGTGTTGATTCAGATAGGGATGGTGTTATTGACCTTGATTCAATAGGTTCACCTGCAACTGCTAAAAACTGTATAACTGTAGGTGCTACTGAGAGTGATATTAATGCTACCACCTATACATGGGGACAGGGTTGGCCTGACAGTTATCCTGCAGATCCTATTAATAGTGATAATTTAAACGATAATAGAAATGGTATGGCTGCTTTCTCATCAAGGGGACCTTGTGATGATGGAAGAATTAAGCCTGACATAGTTGCTCCAGGAACAATGATTATCTCAGTTCGTTCTCAGGATCCAAATGCAGACACAGGATGGGGTGCATATGATGACTGGTATATATATGAAGGTGGAACTTCTATGTCTAACCCGTTGACTGCTGGGTCTGCTGTTTTAGCAAGAGAATTTTTTGAACAGCATGAAGGTATTACTCCCTCCTCAGCATTAATTAAGGCAACTCTGATGAATGGGGCTTATGATATTTATCCTGGCCAGTACGGTACAGGTGCCGGGCAGGAAATTCCGACAAAAAGACCTAACAATGTTGAAGGTTGGGGAAGAGTTGACCTTGCCAATGCTTTAATGCCTCAGGCACCGGTACAATTAAAATACTTTGATGAAACCTCAGGGTTGAATACTGGTGATACAAAGACATACACTGTAGATGTTGCTGATACTTCTGTTCCTCTCCGTATAACTTTGGTATGGACAGACTATCCTGCATCAACCTCTTCAAGCAAGCAGCTTGTTAATGACCTTGATTTGACTGTAACTGCTCCCAATGGAACAGTTTACTATCCAAATCATTTAAGCGGCGCTGACAGAACAAACAATGTTGAAACAGTAGATATTGAAAATCCAGTATCTGGAACATATACAGTTACAGTTAAAGGTTACAATGTTCCATACGGACCGCAGCCTTTTGCGATAGCTATGCACGGTGGATTTGGGACATCTGCACCTGATACCACTCCACCTGTAATCTCAAATGTTCAGGCAAATCCTTCCTACGATAGTGCTACAATTACATGGACTACAGATGAATCTGCTTCAAGTGTTGTGGTTTATGGAACCTCATCTTCAAATTTAAACCAGCAGGCAACTTCATCTGGTTACACAACTTCACATAGTGTTAACATAACAGGATTAAATGCGGAAACAACATACTATTTTAAGGTTAAATCTGCAGACTCTTCAGGAAATGAAAGCCAGAGCGATGTATACTCTTTTACAACAACAGCAGAACCTCAGATGCCAACAGACTTCAGTGATGATATGGAAAATGGCGATGGTAACTGGACAAAACATCCTGATGGTTCAACTCCGTGGGCAATAGTTTCCACAAGCTATGTACACTCAGGTTCCCACGCATTGTTCAGTGCAGATGAGGGTTCAATAAAAGACGATACTATTGATACTTATGAAATTGATTTAAGGAATGCTTCAACAGCAACATTGACCTTCTATCACACATACGAACTTGAAAATACCTATGATGGTGCTGTAATTGAAATTTCAACAGATGGTGGTTCAACTTTTACAGATTTAGGAAGCCACATAACTCAGGGTGGATACAACGGTACAATTTCAACAAGTTATCAGTCTCCAATTGCTGGTAGAAGTGCATGGACAGGTGGAAGCCTTGGCACAATGACTCAGGTTGTTGTTGACCTTTCATCTTATGTAGGAAATACAGTTATTATCAGGTTCAGGATGGCCTGTGACTCATCTGTTAACAAAACAGGTTGGTATGTTGATGATGTTGTTGTTTCAACTTCAGGTTCTACTCCGACACCTGCTCCAACAGTTGACAGTTTCACAGCAGATCCGACAACAATAACAGAGGGTGAAAGCTCAACATTGAGCTGGCAGACAACCAACGCAACAAGCGTAACAATCAAAGATGGAAATGGAAGCACAGTTTACAGCGGTTCATCAGTAGATGGCTCAACAACTGTTTCTCCGACAAGCACAACAACTTATACCTTAACCGCAACTGGGGATGGAGGCACAGCAACAGCATCTGTAACTGTTACTGTTAATTCAGCACCAGCACCTGCGCCAACTGTTGATAGTTTTACAGCTGATCCAACAACTATAACTGAAGGCGAAAGTTCAACATTAAGCTGGCAGACAACCAACGCAACAAGCGTAACAATTAAAGATGGTAATGGGAACACTGTTTACGACGGTTCAACAGTAGATGGTTCAACAACTGTTTCTCCGACAAGCACAACAACTTATACCTTAACAGCGACAGGAGATGGAGGCACAGCAACAGCATCTGTTACTGTTACAGTTAACCCTGCTGACAATAGCGGCACAGTTGATACAAGGACTTTCTCTTCAACAGATGTTCCTAAATCAATACCTGATAACGATTCAAATGGTGTAATTAGTACCCTTGAAATAACTGATGGTACTGATATTCAGTCACTTACGGTACATGTTGATATTACCCACACCTATGTTGGAGACCTTACTCTCTACCTGATAGGGCCTGACGGTACAACTGTTACCTTGAGGCAGAATTCCGGTGGTTCTGCGGATGATATACATGAGGATTATACCCCAACAGAATTTAACGGTAAGAGTGCAGTAGGCACCTGGAAATTGAAGGTTGTTGATAATGCAACATATGATACTGGTACAATTGATGGTTGGAGCTTAACAATAAAAGCAACTTATTCTTCAGATAGTGGTGGCGATGATGGTGGAACAACTCCAACAACTCACACATATGTAAGCTCAGATACTCCAATCTCAATTCCGGATAACAACGCAACTGGTATAACATCATCAATCAATGTTCCAGACAGCGCAGTTGTTACCGAGATTAAGGTTACAGTTGATATTACTCATACTTATATAGGCGATTTGATTGTAACTTTAGTTGCTCCAAACGGTGCTACAGCAACTTTAAGCGACAGGGAAGGTGGTTCTGATGATGATATCCATCAAACCTATACAGTTACTGCATCAGATGGAATTCAGATTAATGGTACATGGAAGTTAAAAGTTTCTGATAATGCCCAGTATGATACAGGTACTCTCGATGGATGGAAACTTGAGTTTACCTTCTAA
- a CDS encoding O-antigen ligase family protein has protein sequence MKLQGLKLKGFDEIAALLLSLCFFTLFLLGKKGIIADFALIGLIVSAIYALVNIEIFLVFVTYAAAIKGTYLNVLPKSIDMTLLFFAFLVLGLMLHIAFNKRKFPSIYLFDGVVLFLAISVIVAFLNTSSKSYTYGLEKFLRFFIVVLPFFYIPRLFDDKDLKKLIHFFAFFGAVFCLAIFLYYEDYRALKEAGQHYLPVAKMAGISFIFNIYLFLNEKGFFKKLFFLSLTLVSLLMLFKANSRGAILFSFFVLLIYSWYILKDKKIYFIVLAATVVISILVVFTVSPDSFRRFFMLFGRHKGLSVSIRMVLYKIALKLISKYWFTGIGLGGFARYHYLKYPHNLFLEFFVECGLLGFLSITLFLGYLTFCAVRLIKITRLENEYTPFILSFLFVELYHMTSFSMIHLRWLMVFAGFVFMFYIRVKERVKHSQEIKDLKV, from the coding sequence TTGAAATTACAGGGCTTGAAATTAAAGGGTTTTGATGAAATAGCGGCGTTATTACTTTCTCTTTGTTTTTTTACGCTATTCCTTTTAGGAAAAAAAGGCATTATTGCTGATTTTGCACTTATTGGGCTTATTGTTTCTGCTATTTATGCCCTTGTTAATATAGAGATTTTTCTTGTATTTGTCACCTATGCTGCGGCAATAAAAGGTACATACTTAAATGTTTTACCAAAATCAATAGATATGACTCTGCTGTTTTTTGCATTTTTGGTTTTAGGGTTAATGCTTCACATTGCTTTTAACAAAAGAAAATTCCCCTCAATCTATCTCTTTGACGGGGTTGTTTTGTTTCTTGCTATCTCTGTTATTGTCGCTTTTTTAAATACCTCTTCCAAATCTTATACTTACGGGCTTGAGAAGTTTTTAAGGTTCTTTATTGTTGTTTTGCCTTTTTTCTATATTCCAAGGTTGTTTGATGACAAAGATTTGAAAAAACTGATACACTTTTTTGCTTTTTTCGGGGCTGTTTTCTGCCTTGCTATCTTCCTTTACTATGAGGATTACAGGGCATTGAAAGAGGCTGGACAGCATTATCTTCCTGTTGCAAAAATGGCGGGAATATCTTTCATTTTTAATATATACCTCTTTCTAAACGAAAAGGGATTTTTTAAAAAACTTTTCTTTCTCTCCCTTACCCTTGTTTCTTTACTAATGCTGTTTAAAGCAAACTCAAGGGGCGCAATACTTTTTTCATTTTTTGTGCTTTTAATTTACAGCTGGTATATTTTGAAGGACAAAAAAATCTATTTTATTGTTCTTGCTGCAACGGTTGTGATAAGCATTCTTGTTGTGTTCACCGTTTCTCCTGACTCATTCAGAAGGTTTTTTATGCTATTTGGCAGGCATAAGGGATTATCAGTTTCCATAAGAATGGTACTTTATAAAATAGCATTAAAGTTGATTTCAAAATACTGGTTTACAGGAATAGGATTGGGAGGGTTTGCAAGATACCATTACCTTAAGTATCCCCACAATTTATTTCTTGAATTTTTTGTAGAGTGTGGATTATTGGGATTTTTAAGCATAACTTTGTTTTTAGGATATCTAACTTTCTGTGCAGTTAGGTTAATAAAGATTACAAGACTTGAAAACGAATATACCCCATTTATTCTGTCATTTCTTTTTGTTGAGTTATACCATATGACTTCTTTTTCAATGATTCATCTAAGGTGGTTAATGGTTTTCGCCGGTTTTGTTTTTATGTTTTATATCAGGGTAAAAGAAAGAGTAAAACATAGCCAGGAAATAAAAGATTTGAAGGTTTAA
- a CDS encoding bifunctional metallophosphatase/5'-nucleotidase, with the protein MINRRDFIKTAFFLGTATAFAGPDYLFNKKSVIHIFHTNDVHSHIEPFPLTDKRFPGMGGYAKRQTMLKKFRKKYGNILLFDAGDVFQGTPYFNYYEGKLDYKLMSKLGYNAATLGNHDFDNGTDKLAEAMRYANFSIVSSNLNITHPILRKRVKPYEIYVRKGKKIGVFGLTVAFKGLVTEDNHKGVSYIDPVSVSKKMVNFLRKEKNCDLVICLSHLGISAYKTDIGDVELAEQVSGIDVIIGGHSHTFLDGGLNVISKDGWNTLITQVGFAGVWLGHIIIDFDNFSKKKNILAGKYKV; encoded by the coding sequence ATGATTAACAGAAGGGATTTTATAAAGACAGCCTTCTTTTTAGGTACAGCAACAGCATTTGCAGGGCCGGATTATCTGTTTAATAAAAAATCGGTAATCCATATCTTTCACACAAATGATGTTCATTCCCATATTGAGCCTTTTCCTTTAACTGACAAGAGATTTCCGGGGATGGGTGGGTATGCAAAAAGGCAGACAATGCTTAAAAAATTTAGAAAAAAGTATGGAAATATTTTGCTTTTTGATGCAGGAGATGTTTTTCAGGGAACCCCCTACTTTAATTATTACGAAGGAAAACTTGATTATAAGTTAATGAGTAAATTAGGTTACAATGCGGCTACTTTGGGAAACCACGATTTTGACAATGGAACTGACAAGTTGGCCGAAGCAATGAGGTATGCAAACTTTTCAATAGTTTCTTCAAACCTTAATATTACACATCCGATATTAAGAAAAAGGGTAAAGCCTTATGAAATTTATGTTAGAAAGGGCAAAAAGATAGGAGTATTTGGCTTAACTGTAGCTTTTAAAGGCCTTGTTACAGAGGATAACCACAAGGGCGTAAGTTACATTGACCCTGTAAGTGTTTCAAAAAAGATGGTTAATTTTTTGAGAAAAGAAAAAAACTGTGATTTAGTGATTTGCCTTTCCCATTTGGGAATATCTGCGTACAAAACCGACATAGGAGATGTTGAACTTGCAGAGCAGGTATCTGGAATTGATGTAATTATAGGTGGTCATTCCCATACTTTTCTTGACGGTGGTTTAAATGTTATATCGAAAGACGGCTGGAATACTTTAATTACCCAGGTTGGGTTTGCAGGTGTTTGGCTTGGGCATATAATCATTGATTTTGATAATTTCTCTAAGAAAAAGAATATTCTTGCAGGAAAGTATAAGGTTTAA
- a CDS encoding O-antigen ligase family protein: MKKDKFIYLTLLILAFSLPLSITASQILSATLVFYVFFQILAKKELNQPSFPHPILLALFMLFPLISFLNAENIIKAVVWYKRHLYIVVLPSLIPLFALHREKKGNFFKAFFLGATLSSIFAILQPFWGLKLEKPFNPHTYYIFAKGFLSHPLTYSETTSFAIVLGFYFFLENKISKKEKYLTLFFLILNFLGLVFSREKMPLIATIVISISYSLIYAYKTENMKKALIIIVVFVLILALIPNKKKIFWRFQKEKVAFSLSLRKQIWGKSISYFKSHPFIGIGFGNFYTKTKKWDGSGFNKLYHAHSNIFELLGTTGILGFLIFYLFHISILRDLIISLKNKDDFFFKLTILLIFLLYHIEGLTECTFKDTELNLQIFYFLAMFYSFFYPDIKHKNKTGENH, encoded by the coding sequence ATGAAGAAAGATAAGTTTATATATTTAACCCTTTTGATTTTAGCATTTTCACTTCCCCTATCAATAACTGCCTCACAAATACTCTCCGCCACTCTCGTGTTTTATGTTTTTTTTCAGATTTTAGCAAAAAAAGAATTAAATCAACCGTCTTTCCCTCATCCTATCCTTCTCGCTCTGTTTATGCTTTTCCCTTTAATTTCTTTTTTAAATGCGGAAAATATTATTAAAGCGGTTGTATGGTATAAAAGACATTTATACATTGTTGTATTACCCTCTCTAATTCCTTTGTTTGCTTTACATAGAGAAAAAAAGGGAAACTTTTTTAAAGCATTTTTTTTAGGGGCTACCCTATCCTCAATTTTTGCCATACTTCAGCCATTCTGGGGATTAAAGCTTGAAAAACCTTTTAACCCCCACACCTATTATATTTTTGCAAAAGGGTTTCTATCCCATCCACTTACATATTCAGAAACAACATCTTTTGCAATTGTTTTAGGATTTTACTTTTTTTTAGAAAACAAAATATCAAAAAAAGAAAAGTATCTAACTCTTTTCTTTTTAATCCTGAATTTCTTAGGCCTTGTTTTTTCAAGGGAAAAGATGCCTTTGATAGCAACAATAGTAATTTCAATAAGTTATTCTTTAATTTATGCCTATAAAACTGAAAACATGAAAAAGGCTTTAATAATAATTGTGGTCTTTGTTCTAATTCTTGCTTTAATCCCAAATAAAAAGAAAATATTCTGGCGCTTTCAAAAAGAAAAAGTAGCTTTTAGCTTATCATTAAGGAAACAAATATGGGGGAAAAGTATTTCTTACTTCAAATCACATCCCTTCATAGGTATAGGGTTTGGAAACTTTTATACAAAAACAAAAAAGTGGGATGGAAGTGGATTTAACAAACTGTACCACGCCCACAGCAACATTTTTGAGCTTTTAGGAACAACTGGAATATTAGGCTTTTTAATTTTTTATCTTTTTCATATATCAATTTTGAGAGATTTAATAATTTCTCTAAAAAACAAAGATGATTTTTTCTTTAAACTTACAATACTTTTGATTTTTCTCCTCTACCACATTGAGGGATTAACTGAATGTACATTTAAGGATACTGAATTAAACCTTCAAATCTTTTATTTCCTGGCTATGTTTTACTCTTTCTTTTACCCTGATATAAAACATAAAAACAAAACCGGCGAAAACCATTAA